DNA from Magnetospirillum sp.:
ATCGGAATCGGTCAGATACAGCGTGCGGCCGTCGGGCGCGAGCACGGCATTCGTGATCGCGCGCCCGCCGCAGCTCACCAGCCGTAACAACGGCTCGCCCCAGTTGCTCAGAACCCACGCGCACCCATGCCCCGGATCGCACACGATCACGCGGTCTTGGCCGTCGACGACGAGCCCGTCGGGGCCCGACACGCCGCCCGGCAATTGCGCGAAGAGCTGCGTCTTGGCGCCGAGCGTGCCGGGATCGGCATTCACGCGCCAGATTTGGCCCGCCCGCGTCAACGCGACATAAAGATGCGTGCCCGCCCGGTTGAAGGCGAGGCCGTTGGGGCTCGGGCAATTGGCGAGAATGCGCGCGAGTGCGCCATCCGCGCCCAGCCGATAGACGCGGCCCGTGGGATCGTGCAGACCGGTTTGGCCCTGGTCGGTAAACCACACCGACCCGTCGGCCGCCAAAGCGAGATCGTTGAGACCCTTGAAGCTCTCGCTGTGCTGGGTCGCCAGCACGGGGGCGACAGCGCCGGTGCGCGCATCGATCGCAACGAGGCCGCGGCGATAGTCGGCCACCAACAGCGAGCCGTCGGCGCGGATTTTAAGGCCGTTGGGCCAGCCTTCGTATTGCGCCACCACGCGCCAATCGCCCGAAGGCGACACGGCCAGCACGCGCCCGAACGGAATATCTACAAGATAAAGCGTGCCGTCGGCGGCCAAGCACGGGCCTTCGAGAAAACTATCGACCGCCTGCCCGCCTTTGTTGGCGTCGGCCCACGCTGTGCGGGCTGGGGCACGCAAGCTTTCGGGCAGGCGCGCATGCATCTTCGTGTCGATGTCGCGCGGACGGGCAAACCAGCTCATAAAAGCTTCCTCTTGATGCCGGGCTTTTGGTGCCGGGGTTTCCCGGTTGCCAAGCGGGCGAACCCACGTTAGTTTCCCGGCCCTTCCCGAACCCTGGACATTTCGGCGGATATTAGAATGAAGATCATCGGCAGCGCCATCCGTGCGGGCAACGTCATCGAAGTCGACGGCAAGATGTGGCGCGTCATCAAGCACAATATCGTGAGCCCGGGCAAAGGTGGCGCCTTCAACCAGATCGAAGTGCGCGACATCAAGACCGGCACGAAGTCGAACATGAAGTTCCGCTCCGACGAAACGTGCGAGCTTTTGCGCGTCGAAGAGAAGGACCTCCAGTATCTGTACAAGGAAGGCGAACAATACACGTTCATGGACAACCAGTCCTACGAACAGGTGATGCTCGTCGAAGAGATGATCGGCGATCCGGCGGCGTTCCTGACCGACAACATGGTCGTGTCGGTGCAGTTCATCGAAGGCATTCCGGTCGGCGTCGAATTGCCGGTTACGGCGATCTGCACGATCGTCGAGGCCGATGCGGTCGTCAAAGGCCAGACGGCGTCTTCGTCGTACAAGCCCGCTTTGCTCGACAACGGCGTGAAGATCGGCGTGCCGCCGTTCGTGGCGGCTGGCGAGCGCGTGGTCGTGAACATCGCCGAGCGCGCCTATGTCGAGCGCGCCAAAGACTAAATGCGCCCGACCGCCCGCTCAGCCCTCTACAACGTGATGGAACGCGCGGCCCGCAAGGCCGGGCGCAATCTCGTTCGCGATTTCGGCGAGGTCGAACAGCTGCAGGTGTCGGTCAAAGGCCCCAGCGACTTCGTGTCGACCGCCGATCTCGGCGCCGAGCGCACCTTGCGCAGCGAGCTTGAGAAGGCGCGCCCCGGCTATTCCTTCCTGCTCGAAGAAGGCGGGGCGGTCGTAGGCAAAGATCCCGACCATTGCTGGATCATCGATCCGCTCGACGGCACGACGAACTTCCTGCACTCGATCCCGCATTTCGCGATTTCGATCGCTCTCGTCCACAAAGACGACATTCTTGCGGGGCTCATCTTCAACCCGGTCACGGACGAGCTTTATTTCGCCGAAAAGGGCCGCGGTGCCTTCCTCAACGACCGCCGCTTGCGCGTGTCGGGCCGCCGCGATTTGGGCGAAGCTTTGATCGGCACGGGCGTGCCGTTCCGGGGCATGGGCGACCATCCGCATTATCTGAAGCTTTTGGCCGCCACGATCGCCGAGACGGCGGGCGTGCGCCGGGCCGGTGCCGCCGCCCTCGATTTGGCTTATGTCGC
Protein-coding regions in this window:
- a CDS encoding SMP-30/gluconolactonase/LRE family protein codes for the protein MSWFARPRDIDTKMHARLPESLRAPARTAWADANKGGQAVDSFLEGPCLAADGTLYLVDIPFGRVLAVSPSGDWRVVAQYEGWPNGLKIRADGSLLVADYRRGLVAIDARTGAVAPVLATQHSESFKGLNDLALAADGSVWFTDQGQTGLHDPTGRVYRLGADGALARILANCPSPNGLAFNRAGTHLYVALTRAGQIWRVNADPGTLGAKTQLFAQLPGGVSGPDGLVVDGQDRVIVCDPGHGCAWVLSNWGEPLLRLVSCGGRAITNAVLAPDGRTLYLTDSDTGQVLAAELPA
- the efp gene encoding elongation factor P, which produces MKIIGSAIRAGNVIEVDGKMWRVIKHNIVSPGKGGAFNQIEVRDIKTGTKSNMKFRSDETCELLRVEEKDLQYLYKEGEQYTFMDNQSYEQVMLVEEMIGDPAAFLTDNMVVSVQFIEGIPVGVELPVTAICTIVEADAVVKGQTASSSYKPALLDNGVKIGVPPFVAAGERVVVNIAERAYVERAKD
- a CDS encoding inositol monophosphatase family protein, which codes for MRPTARSALYNVMERAARKAGRNLVRDFGEVEQLQVSVKGPSDFVSTADLGAERTLRSELEKARPGYSFLLEEGGAVVGKDPDHCWIIDPLDGTTNFLHSIPHFAISIALVHKDDILAGLIFNPVTDELYFAEKGRGAFLNDRRLRVSGRRDLGEALIGTGVPFRGMGDHPHYLKLLAATIAETAGVRRAGAAALDLAYVAAGRLDGFFEIGLKKWDIAAGLLLIKEAGGFAGDIDGGPDALATGNVVAGNAKLFDRLGKLLREAGGSSSPQV